A segment of the Peptococcaceae bacterium 1198_IL3148 genome:
GGCGTATTCCACCTGAGCATAATAGCCGAAACGACAGGGGCCACAGCCACCAATCATTATCAAAGTATCGGCACCAAGTTCGCTGGCTTCAATCATGTTGCCCAAGTTAAGTTTTAAGGGCATACAAGCAAATTCCGGGCCGTATTTAGTGCCTAAGGTTAGGGTGCGCTTGCTGGTGGGCGGCGGTAATATTACCTCAATGTCTAAATACTCCAGCAACCCTTTAACACACACATATAGATACCCCATATGGGGAAAGGTAACTTTCATTTTTCCCTCCAAAATAAGCGTTTGTTTAAAACAAATTTCAGTACTAGCTAATAAATTGTTTTTTTGGGGAGTTTTTCCAACGCACCATATCCAAAAATGCCTCTAGCCTGGTGATTACCCCCGCTTCTCCAGTGTGTTCGTCCAGAGTTAGGTTTAAAAAGGGCAACTTGGTGCTACCCCGAATGTTTCTTTCAATCAGTTCTCCCGTCATTGAATCCGGTCCACAGCCAAAGGCAGCAATATGAATGATGCCGTCAATATCTTCACTTTCGGCATAATGATATCCGGCACCGATCATGCGTTGGCCCAAAGTCCAAAACAGTTTTTTGGGCAATCGGCCAGCCTGGTGGCGCACTTCATCCTCTGACAGGTGATCCGGGGTCACCACCACTACCCCCATGCTCTGCAACCGTTTTATAATATTCATACTAATATAGGGGTCATAAATATTGTATGGATGTCCAATGATGGCAATGTTTAAATCACCACAGGGTTTAACTTGGCTGGCTTTGGCGCTCCGATCATACATTATTGACATTGCCTCTTCTGGCAGATGGCCCTTTAACAGCAATTGGTTATACTTTGCCAATGCCCTTAGACCTTTGTGATAGGCTTGCCGCACCTTAATAGGATTGCCGCTAAATTTCTTGCCCAACTGTTTATATGCCTGATCCACATTATGGCGCTTGCGCATAAAACTGATGGTGGTATCAATGACCGCCGGTAATCCAACAATATTTTGCCTGGCCATATCCGGGAAACCTAAAAATTTGGGACAAATATACTCTTTGTAAGCAACGCTGACCAGCCTGGGGATAAATATGTAATCAACAGGTTTATCTGCTAAATTTTTTACGTGGCCAAAGGCCAACTTTACCGGCAAACAAGCCTCATCCACAGTATTTTTAATGCCGCTGTCCAATATGCCCTTGTTGCTCTTATCAGAAAGCACCACTTCGCAGCCCAGTGATTCAAAAAAATCTTTCCACAGCGGATAGTAATAATAATATAAGAGGGCTCTGGGAATGCCCACCTTAACGGACATATATATACCTCCTTAAAACACATCTTTCCCTATTATGAACAAAATTTAGCCAAAATATCCCATCCAACTAAACTTTCACCATTTACTATTAAGCTACATACCCTATTACCGAGGGGGTGAAATTATGAGCGGTTGCGGTCACGGGCCAGGTTATGGCTATGGCGATAACAGTTTTATTGTTTTCTTAGTTTTGATTCTGCTTCTTTTGGGGACTCCCCAACCATATCCACCTTGTCGTTAATGCAAAAAGGGGCTGTTGCAAAAACTTGCAACAGCCCCTTTTTGTATTGTTAATAACGACACCGGCTGAGAACAAACAAAGGTTGCCCTTTTTTGTGATTATTTGCCCTTGGGAGGCTTTTTAGATTCTTCCGGCTTTCTAGCCGGTGCCAGCCTCCGTTGTTGGGTTGATTGTCGAATGGTTTGCTGGGGTTTTAAAATACTGGGCCGATGATTTTGTACCGAAACCGGAGTACGGATAAAGATTGTTTTTAGCCCTTTAAAATCAAAGGGAATCACCGGCCACAAATAAGGGGCACCAAAGGACTTGGTGGATGCCAGCAACGCTAACACAATCATGCTGGCCACTAGGAATCCCGGCAGTTGAAGAGCTGCCACCGAGAGCAACAGAAATAGACGCACCAATCGATTGGCCCATGACAATTCATAACTGGGGGTCAAAAATACACCCACCATGGCCACCGCAGTATACATCACCACTTCGGCGGTAAACAACCCCACCCCGACAGCCATGTCACCTATTAGCAGGGCGGCCACAATACCTAAGGACGTGGCCAACGGCGTCGGCGTATGAATAGCCGCCAGTCGAATCCAATCTATGGCCAGCTCAGCCAATAAAAACTGCCCAATTAACGGTATTTTACCGGGGTCATTGGGACCTATAAACCTTAAACTGGGCGGTAACAGATCCGGCTGGATAGCAAATAAAAACCAAAGTGGCAATAGGAATATCGAAGCCGCTATGCCGATGTATCTGGCCCAACGCACATAAACACCCACCGTGGGGTTCTGCCGGAACTCTTCGGCATGTTGCATATGATCCCACAGCGTGGATGGCGCTATAATAACACTGGGTGATGTATCCACCATCACCAAAACCCGACCTTCCAACAAATGCACTGCCGCCACATCAGGCCGCTCGGTGTAACGCACCTTGGGAAAGGGATTCCAATAGCTGCCCGGCGTAATTAATTCTTCCACCGCCTTTTCTGCCATCGGCAGGCCATCGATATTGATGGATTTAACCCGTTCTTTAACCTGCGCCACCATTTCAGGATTAGCGATATCTGCTATATAGCCAATCACAATGTCGGTCTTAGAACGGGCACCACTCTGCATCACTTCAAAACGCAACCGGGGATCGCGAATACGACGGCGCAACAGAACGGTATTCAGCAAAACCGTTTCTACAAAACCATCCCGGGATCCCCGAACCACCTTTTCTAAATCCGGTTCTTGGGGTTGACGGCCGGGGTAGGTGCGAACATCAATAATTAATGCTTGGTCCTCGCCATCAACCACCAGTGCCAATGGGCCGGACATCACATTGTTGATAATGGTGGTGAGCTTGCTCTCCGCCTGCACTTGAATATGGTTGATATGTTCACTGAGCAACTTTTGCAGCGTATGTAATGAAATATCTTGTCGCTCAAGTTGATCAAGGTTGCGCAATATCAACGTCATTACATCATCTTTAACCATGCCGTTGATGTAATATAGCGCAATTTTCTTGCCAGCCACCGTCATTTTACGGCAAATCAAATCATAACTTTTACCCACCCCCAACTGCTCATTAAGGGTTGTTATATTGTCATCTAAGTGTTTGGAAAGCGTTGCTTCATCAGTTGCTGCGGCCATTGCCATAATAACCACTCCTCTCTAACACTTCTTGCAGCGCCTTGGTCGTCACAGGGGAGCCAAAAACAGCGTCATCAGCACCATGCATTTTACCCACATCGCCAATACCAATAACCACCGGAATATCTAAATCCCTTAGTATTTCCACCGTGTCCCCGCGCAAACCGTACTCCTTTGAACAGCGATGGCCGTCCTTGTCCACCG
Coding sequences within it:
- a CDS encoding acyl-CoA dehydratase activase-related protein; amino-acid sequence: MSVKVGIPRALLYYYYYPLWKDFFESLGCEVVLSDKSNKGILDSGIKNTVDEACLPVKLAFGHVKNLADKPVDYIFIPRLVSVAYKEYICPKFLGFPDMARQNIVGLPAVIDTTISFMRKRHNVDQAYKQLGKKFSGNPIKVRQAYHKGLRALAKYNQLLLKGHLPEEAMSIMYDRSAKASQVKPCGDLNIAIIGHPYNIYDPYISMNIIKRLQSMGVVVVTPDHLSEDEVRHQAGRLPKKLFWTLGQRMIGAGYHYAESEDIDGIIHIAAFGCGPDSMTGELIERNIRGSTKLPFLNLTLDEHTGEAGVITRLEAFLDMVRWKNSPKKQFIS
- a CDS encoding spore germination protein is translated as MAAATDEATLSKHLDDNITTLNEQLGVGKSYDLICRKMTVAGKKIALYYINGMVKDDVMTLILRNLDQLERQDISLHTLQKLLSEHINHIQVQAESKLTTIINNVMSGPLALVVDGEDQALIIDVRTYPGRQPQEPDLEKVVRGSRDGFVETVLLNTVLLRRRIRDPRLRFEVMQSGARSKTDIVIGYIADIANPEMVAQVKERVKSINIDGLPMAEKAVEELITPGSYWNPFPKVRYTERPDVAAVHLLEGRVLVMVDTSPSVIIAPSTLWDHMQHAEEFRQNPTVGVYVRWARYIGIAASIFLLPLWFLFAIQPDLLPPSLRFIGPNDPGKIPLIGQFLLAELAIDWIRLAAIHTPTPLATSLGIVAALLIGDMAVGVGLFTAEVVMYTAVAMVGVFLTPSYELSWANRLVRLFLLLSVAALQLPGFLVASMIVLALLASTKSFGAPYLWPVIPFDFKGLKTIFIRTPVSVQNHRPSILKPQQTIRQSTQQRRLAPARKPEESKKPPKGK